One window of the Anopheles aquasalis chromosome X, idAnoAquaMG_Q_19, whole genome shotgun sequence genome contains the following:
- the LOC126570522 gene encoding cytosolic purine 5'-nucleotidase isoform X2 — MYYPLADLPLPQTSPNTDLMVGGESITKKYYRKAEHRIFVNRSMHLENIKFYGFDMDYTIAEYKSPQYEQLGFDLVKERLVSLGYPVEILQFEYDPSFPVRGLWFDSLYGNLLKVDAYGNILVCVHGFEFLKHHQVYELYPNKFLQLDESRVYVLNTLFNLPETYLFACLVDFFTHSPQYAEQVDRTGVQYGELFMSFKSIFQDVRGAVDWVHIYGDLKKKTLENLDQYVKKDERLPMVLSRIRESGAKVFLLTNSDYNFTDRIMTFLFDIPHGAKPNEPHRDWKTYFDTIVVDARKPLFFGEGTILRQVDTTTGALKVGTHMGPLLANQVYSGGSCDVFTKLIGAKGKDVLYIGDHIFGDILKSKKIRGWRTFLIVPELVQELHVWTDKCQLFAELQQLDVQLGDLYKNLDSSAKEKPDIRSVRTAIRDVTHKMDLAYGMMGSLFRSGSRQTFFSSQVVRYADLYAATILNLMYYPFSYMFRAPAMLLPHESTVAHEQRFTLDAPMIQRTRPVRSSSGGGADGGSSRPSLVASGFGVDSVVPPSAVPDDDEKVCDDSKELGILLHDKEALLSVLVPHTRPETPRSVTHTHDEDYSDEDSDDQKKSSANRKVEGLQGTTDQDSPLKIN; from the exons AATTTTCGTCAACCGGTCGATGCATCTAGAAAACATCAAGTTTTATGGCTTCGACATGGACTATACGATCGCGGAATACAAATCGCCTCAGTACGAACAACTAGGCTTTGATTTGGTGAAGGAACGCTTAGTAAGTCTCGGCTATCCTGTCGAAATTTTGCAATTTGAGTACGACCCTTCGTTCCCGGTGCGCGGCCTCTGGTTCGATTCGCTATACGGCAACCTGTTGAAAGTGGACGCCTACGGCAACAtccttgtatgtgtgcatggtTTCGAGTTTCTCAAGCA TCACCAGGTGTACGAGTTATATCCGAACAAGTTTCTACAGCTAGACGAAAGCCGCGTGTATGTGCTCAACACACTCTTCAATCTACCCGAAACATATCTCTTCGCGTGCTTAGTGGATTTCTTCACACATTCGCCGCAGTACGCTGAACAAGTTGACCGAACCGGTGTCCAGTACGGTGAGCTGTTCATGTCATTCAAGTCGATCTTCCAGGATGTGCGCGGTGCCGTTGACTGGGTGCACATCTACGGTGATTTGAAGAAAAAGACACTGGAG AATCTAGATCAGTATGTTAAGAAGGACGAGCGGCTGCCGATGGTACTGTCACGCATACGTGAATCAGGTGCTAAGGTTTTCCTATTGACGAACAGTGATTACAACTTCACTGATCGCATCATGACATTCCTATTCGACATTCCGCACGGTGCAAAGCCGAACGAACCTCATCGTGACTGGAAAACGTACTTTGATACAATTGTGGTAGACGCACGCAAGCCACTGTTCTTCGGCGAAGGTACAATTCTGCGGCAGGTTGACACGACCACCGGTGCTCTAAAggtaggcacacacatggGCCCATTGCTAGCGAACCAGGTATACTCAGGTGGTTCGTGCGATGTGTTCACCAAGCTCATCGGCGCGAAGGGCAAGGATGTGCTATACATTGGCGACCACATTTTTGGCGATATcttgaaaagcaaaaaaatacgCGGCTGGCGTACTTTCCTAATTGTGCCGGAGCTGGTACAGGAACTGCACGTGTGGACTGACAAGTGCCAGCTGTTCGCGGAACTACAGCAGCTGGATGTACAGCTTGGCGATCTGTATAAGAATCTCGATTCAAGCGCGAAAGAGAAACCGGACATCCGGTCAGTACGTACGGCCATACGCGACGTCACGCACAAAATGGATCTTGCCTATGGTATGATGGGATCCCTGTTCCGTTCTGGCTCGCGACAGACGTTCTTCTCCAGCCAGGTTGTCCGATACGCCGATTTGTACGCGGCCACCATTCTCAACCTGATGTACTATCCGTTCTCGTACATGTTCCGTGCACCTGCAATGCTACTGCCACATGAGTCGACCGTAGCCCACGAACAACGATTTACGCTTGATGCACCCATGATACAACGCACACGACCCGTCCGTTCAtccagtggcggtggcgctgacGGTGGCTCTTCCCGACCATCCTTGGTAGCGAGCGGTTTCGGTGTCGACTCAGTAGTACCTCCATCAGCTGTacctgatgacgatgagaaaGTTTGTGATGACTCAAAGGAGCTTGGCATC CTCCTACACGATAAAGAAGCATTGCTAAGCGTGTTGGTGCCACACACCCGCCCAGAAACACCACGCTCTGTTACGCACACCCACGATGAAGACTACTCGGACGAGGATAGTGACGATCAAAAAAAGAGTTCCGCCAACCGTAAAGTGGAAGGATTGCAAGGAACAACTGATCAGGATTCACCCCttaaaatcaattaa